The genomic stretch TTTAAGTTCGGTCCACTACAAAGACAGTGCCGCTGATGAGCAAGCCGTCATGCACGCAGCATGCTAGACGGCCCCCCGGCGGCACCCTCGGAAACAACTATAAGTGATCGATTGATAAATCACAATGGAATACGCGCCAGGGTTTCCCGCAGTAACCAAAGTGCGTTGGTTCGTGATGAGACGTTGAAGCACCGAGATGCGCTGCACGGCCATTGGCATCGCTTCGCCCCGCCGCACGCGCGCGCGCCGTGATCGTCGCCGGCGCAGGCGCAGGCAACCTGATTTGAGTGAACTGTGTGTCCAGCGCAAGACGCAGCTGGTAACGCTGATTGCGCGGCGATATGGGGCTAACCGGCGAATTTGTCAGCCATCAAGTTGACGTAGGACGGCACGAAGGATGAGATATCCACAAATGAGGCTGGTTAATGAATGCAACACTGCATCCCCTCAGCTTCATATAGTCGAACGCCCCATCAGCCGAAGGTCTTCCGACGCAAAGTAATGCCCGTGATCGACGCCCCCAAAAAATGCTTGATGGTTTTGGAAGGCTTGTGGCAGCCCCAGCCGACTGTCCGATCGAAATCGTGCAGTGGCCGGCGGTAGGCTCACGGGCCATAGACGCTGGCACCGGTGACGATGCCGGCACGACCTAAGGACGTTCGTCAGCGAATGGCGCGGGGACGTTCTCTACGGGCGGAACGAGGCTGTGGGCGGCAACTACATTCTCGCCTATGCAACAGAGCCTGAAGGTATGCGGTCCATCAGCGACGCCGCTCAATTGAGGTGGCGGAGCGCGTGACGCGTGGTAGGAACGCGATCAGCGGAGATTGGCCGGCAGCTTCCAGGGAAGCAGCGCGTCGTAGTCATCGACCGTCTTTGCCAGAGGCAACCGCTGGAACAGCCAGGTGAGGTAGCGATACGGATCGATTCGATTGGCCTTGCAGGTTTCGACCAATGCATAGAGATTGGCGCTAGCATTCGCGCCATCGACGGTGTCTGAGAACAACCATGAGCGGCGCCCTACGCTCAGTTCGCGCTCATTCTGCCCATATCGGGCAGGAAGTTGAAGTCCACTATCGTTGGCATCCACTGTATGGGCATCACGTCAAGGTTCGGGATATTGAGCAGCGCGGCGGAGGTCAGGTAGTTCACATCGAGGCTGCTGCCGGGGTAGTCAAGATGATTGCGGGCTGGATGCTCGATGCCGCTATATGCTCAACCATAGAGCTTGGCGAGCCGAGGGTCACTGTAGCGACGTTAAGCGAGCTGCATCGGTTACTTGCTGATCGGCATTTGCGAGCAAACTCGCCGGACGATTCCAACATCGTCCGGGAGAAACGCAGTGGACAAACTGTCAAAGGGCACTCCAGCGCGACCGTATTCGCTCGCGGTAACGCTACGCCAGATGTGCATGAGGTTCGACACCGTCGAGCTTCAGGGGATGAACGAAGTTCAGCGCGTAAAAGCAATCAGCCATCTTGCGAGCCTGTTGAGGCAGGCCGCCGGCGTCGCCACCGCAAAGGAGTGTGACGATGACGAATGTTGATCGTTTGCCAGCGGACCTGTTGAAGCGCAAGGCAGTGGTCTACGTGCGGCAGTCGACCCAGGCCCAGGTTCAAACCAACTTGGAAAGCCAACGCCGCCAATATGAACTCGTGAATGAAGCAAAGCGTCGGGGATTTCGTGATATCGAGATCGTCGATGACGATATGGGACGCTCCGCGAGCGGCACTGTGGCAAGGCCTGGCTTCGATCGCCTGGTGGCATTGCTGTGTGCCGGGCAAGTCGGAGCTGTCCTGTGCCTGGACGCATCACGTCTTGCGCGCAATGGTCGCGACTGGCACCATCTGCTCGAACTTTGCGGTCTCGTAGAGGCAAGGGTCATAGATCTCGATGGCGTGTACGATCCCTGCCGGCCGAACGACCGGCTATTGCTCGGCATGAAGGGCAGCATCAGCGAATTCGAGCTCAACGTGCTTCGAATGCGTATGCTCGATGCTGCGCGTGCCAAGGCTGCGCGCGGTGAATTACGTATCAGCGTGCCGATTGGCTACATCTGGCATCGTGATGATGGCTTGGGTCTTGATCCCAATCAGCGACTGCAGGAAGTGATACGCCTGATCTTTGCTCGCTTTGGAGAGCTGGGTAGTGGGCGACAGGCTTTCCTGTCGTTACGTGCCGAACAGGTCCACTTCCCACGCCCGACCGATGGCAGGACGCTGACGCACTTCGACTGGACGCTGATACGTTACCGTAACGTGATCTCGGTGCTCAGGAATCCGTTCTATGCTGGGGCCTACGCATATGGCAAGAGCGGGAAGCGGACAACGATCGTTGATGGCCGCGCACGCAAGAGCTACAAGCACAGTAAGCCCTTCGAGGAATGGGAGATTCTGCTCAAGGAGCACCATGCAGGCTACATCGACTGGGCTGACTTTGAGCGCAATCAGAAGCTGCTTGCCGCTAATGCCTATGGCAAGGCAGGCGACGTAAAATCTGGGCGTGGTGGACGAGCCCTGCTGGCAGGGCTGCTCGCATGCGCACGCTGCGGACGCCGCCTGTCAGTAGCCTATACTGGACGCATACCACGACCCGTCTACCGATGCTTTGGCTTTGATGTGCCGCAGAAGTGCGTAAGCTTCGGCGGCTCTCGCATAGACGCTGCACTCGGAAGAGAGCTGATGCGTGTCGTAGAGCCAATGGCGATAGAGGCGGCCGTGCGGGCCGGGCAGATGCATATGGACACCCTCAACGAGCAGCAGCGGATCATCGAACTCGAACTGCAGCAGGCACGGTACGAAGCCACGCTGGCCGAGCGGCGCTATGCCGCTTGCGATCCCGACAACCGCCTGATTGCCGCGCAATTGGAGAAGAACTGGGAAGCGGCGTTGTGTCGCGTACAGACCTGCCAGACACACCTGGAGGCAGTGTGCACGCCAACGACAGATGTTGCACCTCCTGACTTCGCGAAGCTTGCCGAGGACCTCGATGCGGCCTGGAATGCTCCGGGTGTCACCATGCGCATACGCCAGCAGCTGGTTCGGGCCTTGATCGTCGACATTGTTGCGGACGTGGATGAAACGGCGCATGAAGTCGTTCTTACGATTCACTGGCAAGGCGGTCAGCACTCACAGCTGCGGATCTGCAAGCCCAGAACGGGTGAACATGAATGCAGCACATCTGACGATGCGCTTGCGGTCATCCGCAGCATGGCAACCCGATGGTCCGACCAGGACATCGCTGCATCGCTAAACCG from Paraburkholderia phytofirmans OLGA172 encodes the following:
- a CDS encoding recombinase family protein — encoded protein: MTNVDRLPADLLKRKAVVYVRQSTQAQVQTNLESQRRQYELVNEAKRRGFRDIEIVDDDMGRSASGTVARPGFDRLVALLCAGQVGAVLCLDASRLARNGRDWHHLLELCGLVEARVIDLDGVYDPCRPNDRLLLGMKGSISEFELNVLRMRMLDAARAKAARGELRISVPIGYIWHRDDGLGLDPNQRLQEVIRLIFARFGELGSGRQAFLSLRAEQVHFPRPTDGRTLTHFDWTLIRYRNVISVLRNPFYAGAYAYGKSGKRTTIVDGRARKSYKHSKPFEEWEILLKEHHAGYIDWADFERNQKLLAANAYGKAGDVKSGRGGRALLAGLLACARCGRRLSVAYTGRIPRPVYRCFGFDVPQKCVSFGGSRIDAALGRELMRVVEPMAIEAAVRAGQMHMDTLNEQQRIIELELQQARYEATLAERRYAACDPDNRLIAAQLEKNWEAALCRVQTCQTHLEAVCTPTTDVAPPDFAKLAEDLDAAWNAPGVTMRIRQQLVRALIVDIVADVDETAHEVVLTIHWQGGQHSQLRICKPRTGEHECSTSDDALAVIRSMATRWSDQDIAASLNRMGMRTGQGKTWTAHRVGSIRRVRDIHAYRSAEKNGEWLTMFEAARQLGVTSHVIRRLIKDRILPAEQVMPDAPWQIRASDLRSDAVTAALTRKHRPCRNEVEGQIPMFTEVSEGGAQ